GGATGCGCGCGATCCGAACCGGCTGGACGGCACGACCATCATGTACAAGCCGTTGTAGCGCGGCCCGGCGGGCGCCGGGCGCGGCAGGCCGCTCAGGCGAGCGGCTTCAGGCCCACGCTGTAGGGCGGGGCGTTGCCGCGCGCGGCGGCCTTGATCTTCAGCATCGAGCCGCCCGGGGTGAATTCGAAATCCTGGAACGGCACTTCGAACCACTGGTGGAAGCTGGTGCGCGAGAACTCGGGCACCCAGACCTTGGGGCGCTTGCTGTCGCAGTGGAATTCCACCAGGGTGCAGTCGATGCCCAGCGGACGGGTGTTGCCGATGCGGTAGCTGGCGCGCAGTTCGGCGCTCTGGGTGCGGCCGGGCTGCCAGGTCAGGCCGATGGATACCATGAAGTGTTCGATCGCCTCAATGCCGCGATACATAGCTGACTCCGAATGCTGCCGGGCGCGAACGCCCGCAAGAAGCCGCCGCGATGGCGGCGGGAAATACCGCGATTATCCGCCATTCCCCGTTTTCCTGCCGGGCGCCGCGCCTGCGCGTCAGTCCGCGGCGGGCCCGTCCGCGTGGAATTTCAGCAGCGCCGCGGCCACCGCCTGCGGCGCTTCGCGCTGCGGAAAGTGGCCGACGCCGTCCAGCACCCGCCGTTCATAGCCGCCGGTGAAATACGCTTCGCGGCCTTCGGACGTGGCGGGCAGGTTGCAGCTGTCCGAGCCGCCGTGCAGCACCAGGGTCGGCAGCGCCAGCCGCGGCGCGGGCGTGAGCCGCGCGCTGTCGTCGGCGTAGGCCGGGTCGCCGGCCTCGAAGCCCCAGCGCTGGCGGTACGAATGCAGCACGACGGCGGGCCAGTCGGGGTTGTCGAAGGCGCGCGCGGCCTCGGCGAATGCCTCGGGCAAGTACCAGCCGGGCGGCGACCAGGTGTCCCACAGATAGCGGGTGAAGCCGCGGGCGTCCTCGCGCAGGGCCGCCGCGCCTCGGGGCGTGGCCATGAACCAGTGGTACCAGTAGTTGCGCGCCTGCGGCAGCGGCAGGGCCTGCGCGGGATCGTTGGTGCCGTAGCCGACCGACAGCAGCGCCAGGTGCGAGGCCACGCCGGGTTGCAGGCCGCAGGCGTTGGCGGCGGCGCGCGCGCCCCAGTCGTGGCCTACCAGCAGCGGCCGGCGCAGGCCGAGCGCGGCGATGAAGTCCAGCAGATCGCGGCCCAGCGCCGCCAGCTCGCCGCTGCGCGGCGTCGCCGCGTCCAGGAAGCGGGTCGGGCCGAAGCCGCGCAGCGCCGGGCACAGCACGCGGTAGCCTTCGTCCGCCAGGCGCTGCGCCACCGGGCGCCAGCATTCGGGGCTGTCGGGCCAGCCGTGCAGCAGCACGGCGGCGCGCTCGCCGCCGGGGTTCCATTCGAGATAGGCGATCTCCAGCCGGGGCGTGCGGAGGGTGGCGTAGACGGTCATGGTCGTGTGTCCTTGCGGTATCGGGAAAGGCCACGATAGCGGCGCCAGCAATCACGATTGGTGAATAATGTGAAGTTATTATCAATGAATCACGTATTGAGGAATCGCCCATGGACACCCCCGCGGCGCCGGCCGGCGCGGTGCTGGACCTGACCCTGCTGCGCACCTTCCTGGAGGTCGTGGACCATGGCGGCTTCGCGCTGGCGGCCGATGCGCTGGCGCTGACGCCGTCGGCGGTCAGCGGCCACATCAAGCGCCTGGAGTCGGCGGCCGGCGCCGTGCTGCTGGAGCGCACCACCCGCAGCTTCGAGCTGACCGCGGCGGGCGAGACGCTCTACGCCTACGCGCGCAATATCGTCGACCTGGAACGCGAGGCCCGCGCCCGCCTGCGCGGCGCCGGCCTGAAGGGACGGTTGCGCATCGGCTCCTCGGAAGACTTCGCCGGCGCCTGGCTGGCCGAGGTGCTGCAGGCGTTCCATCGCGCGCATCCCGGCGCGTCGATCGAATTGAAGGTGGGCGTCACGGCCGACCTGCTGCGCCAGCAGGAACGCGGCAAGCTCGACGTGGTGTTCGGCAAGCGCTGCGCGCGCGTGCACGATGACGGCGAACTACTGTGGGAAGAGGAACTGGTGTGGGCCTGGGGCGAGGACAAGCCGTGGAAGCCGGGCGAGCGCATGCCGCTGGCGGTGTTCCCGGATCCCTGCGTCTACCGCGAGGCCGCGATCGCGGCGCTGGGCAAGGCGCGGCGCGCCTGGCTGCCGGCGTTCGAAAGCGCCAGCATGGCGGGCTGCCTGGCCGCGGCGCAGGCCGGCTTCGCGGTGGCGCCGGTGGCGCGCAGCCAGTTGCGTCAGGGCCTGCGCGCGCTGTCGCGCGAGGACGGCATGCCGGCGCTGCCGAACGCGCGTTTCTATGCCTTCGCACGCTCGGCCGAACCGGCGGTGCGGGCCCTGGTCGCGGCCGTGCGCGAGACCGGACAGCGGCGCCGGTTCGCGCGCTGAGCGGCGGGCTTGGGTTATTTCAATCGCCTTGATTGAGTAAACCAAATGGACGCGTGGCGCCGCGTCCCGCACGATGGTGCCCATGTCTTATATAAGACCGACGCAGCCGCCGCCGGTCCGGGCATTTGAATCGAAGGAATCATCATGGCAAATTTCCTGCTTGCATTGGTCACCGCTGAACTTTCCCTCTTCGGCGTCGACGCCGCCGCCGCGCCCGTGGTCGCCGCCCCGGCCGAGGCGCCGTCCGCCGACACCTCGCCGCGCTTCGACAGCGAGCACTACCGCAGCGCGCTGGGCTGAGGCGCAAGGCTGTAGAAATAGGCAGGTTTCACGCAAGAACGAGCCTGTACGCTGCACCACGCGATTCTTAATATCCCTCTCACGCCCGGGGTCGATGGTTTCCGCGTGAATCCATGGACGACGGCGGGTCGCCGGCGTGTTGCCGGCGGCTGCAAGCAGAGGGAGATCGCATGAGCACCGAAAAAATCTGGTTTGTCACAGGCGCCGCGGGCGGCCTGGGTCTGGCGCTGGTCAGGATGCTGCTCGATCAGGGGTGCCACGTCGCGGCCACGGCGGACGATGTGGATGTGTTGATGGAGGCCGTGGGCGCCAAGCTCGAAGGCCGCTTCCTGCCGCTGGAAGTGGATCTGGCCGATGAAGGCAACGTGCGCCGCGCGGTCGACACCGCCATTGCCGCGTTCGGCCGCATCGACGTGGTGGTCAACCACGCGGGCCACGGCCTGTCCGGGCCGCTCGAGACGCTGTCCGACGATGCGTTGCGCGGCAGCTTCGATATCAACGTCTTCGGCGTGCTGAACGTGGTGCGCGCGGTGATGCCGCGCCTGCGCGCCCAGCGCGCGGGGCATGTGTTCAATATTTCGTCGATCCTCGGTTTCGATGGCGGCCGCGCCGGCTGGGGCGCCTACAGCGCCGCCAAGTTCGCGGTCAGCGGCCTGACCGAGGCGCTGGCGCTGGAAGCCGCGCCGCACGGCGTGCGCGTGTCGCTGGTGTATCCCGGCGCGATGCGGGCGGGGGTCGACGAGGCCGGCGGCCATCCCGAGGCGGGGCAGGCGGTGGTGGCGGGGCATCCCGCCGCCGGCGATCCGGCCAAGGCGGCGCGCGCGCTGATCCAGGCGGCCGACGGGCAGTATGCGCCGCTGCACCTGTTCCTCGGCCGCGACGCCTTCGACCAGGCGCGCGGCAAGATCCAGTCGGTGCAGCAGGAGCTGGCGCGCTGGCGCGAGATGTCGGTGTCGATCGGCTTCGTCGACGAGCGCCGCATGGCGGCCTGAGGGGCGGCGCCTACCCGGCCAGGCCCTGCGCCACCTGGTAGGCGCCCAGCAGCGCCAGGCTCACCATGAAGCATTGCTTGAAGGCGCGCGGCGACAGCCGGTCGCGCAACCATTGCCCCAGCGCCATGCCGGCCAGCGCCGGCAGCAGCATCAGCACCGAGGCGCCGGCGGCGTCGGGGGTGTAGCTGCCGTTCAGCCACAGGCCCGCCGCCAGCGCTACCGTCGACACCGTGAACGAGATGCCCATGGCCTGGATCAGGCCGTCCTTGTCCAGGCGCAGCGCCTGCAGATAGGGCACGGCGGGTATCACGAAGACGCCGGTGGCCGCGGTGACGACGCCGGTGGCCAATCCCACCACCGCGCCCAGCGCGCCCTCGCGCTGCGCGGGCACGGTGGGAGGCTTGCCGAACAGCCCCCAGGCCGCATACAGCACCAGCGCCACCCCCAGGCACACGCTGGCCCAGTGGCCGGCCGGCGCGCCCAGCCACAGCGCGCCGGCGATCGTACCGACGCACACACCCGCCTGCAGGGAGCCAGTACGGCGCAGCACCTGCATCAGGGTCGGCCAGGGCCGCGCCTGCCACAGGTTGGTGATGAGCGATGGCACGATCAGCAGCGCGGCGGCCTGGGCCGGCGCCATCACCAGGGCCAGCATGGCCATGGAGATGGTCGGCAGGCCCAGGCCCACCACGCCCTTGACCACGCCGGCCAGGATGAAGACGGCGACGGTGGTCGCGAGCAGCGCCGGCGTGCCGATGACGGACAGGTCATGCAGGTTCATGCGGCCTCGCAATGCGCGGTGAGCGGGTCGCGCGGCCGGCCGAACAGCGCATAGGCGACGTCGTCGGCGCCGCCCTGGCTGGCGGCGCGCAGCAGCCATAGGCGGCCTTCGCACAGATCGGCGGGCTGGCCGGTGCCATACAGCGCCGGACCGCCGAGCAGGGCGATGCCGAGCATGCGCTGGGCCGGCGCATGCCCTTCGCGCGCCGCCGCCCGCAGCCATGTCAGCATGGCGGGATAGTCGCCCTGCGTCTGGGCTTCCAGCGCCAGGGCGTATTTCTGCACCGGCGTGGCATAGGCCGACAGGCCGTTGTTGGCTTCGGCGCGGCCTGAGGAATGCAGCGCCAGGGCGATCAGCAAGGCGGCCGGCCAGGCCACGGCCATGCGCCGCGTGATGGATTGGTTCATGGATATTCCCCGTCATGGAAGGTCTATGGCCAGATTCTGCGCGCGACGCGTCGCAAAGCCATATCGGGATCTCGCTGAGTCTGCCTATGGAACAGCCTGAGCCTGGCGTGCTACGCTTTTCGCATGCGCTTCGACCTGACCGATCTGCGGCTTTTCCTCAACGTGCAGGAAACCGGCTCCATCACGGCGGGCGCCCGTCGTTCGCACATGACGCTGGCGTCCGCCAGCGAACGCATCCGCGGCATGGAAGAAACGCTGGGCGTGCCGCTGCTGCTGCGCGAGCACCGCGGCGTGCAGGCCACGCCGGCCGGCCGCACGCTGGCGCATCACGCGCGGCTGGTGCTGGCGCAGATGGACCGCATGCGCGGCGAGCTGGACCACTACGGCCAGGGGCTAAAGGGCCATGTGCGGGTGCTGTGCAACACCACCGCGCTCAGCGAGTACCTGCCGCAGGTGCTGGGCGAATTCCTCAAGGACCATCCGCGCGTCTCGGTCGACCTGGAAGAGCGCCTCAGCTACGAAATCGCCGATGCCTTGCGCGCCGGCACCTGCGATATCGGCGTGCTGGCCGATTCCACCGACCTGCACGGGCTGCAGGTGCTGCGCTTTCGCCATGATCCGCTGGCGCTGGTGCTGCCGCCGGGCCATCGGCTGGCGGGGCGCGAGACGGCGCTGCTGGCCGACGTGGCGGACGAGGAGTTCGTGGGGCTGGTGGAAGGCAGCGCATTGCAGGAGCACATCGCGCACCATGCGCGCCGCGGCGGCAAGGCGCTGTCGTACCGCGTGCGGCTGCGCAGCTTCGACGCCGTCTGCCGCATGGTGGGGCAGGGCGTGGGCATCGCCATCATGCCGAAGGTGGCGGCGGTGCGCTACGGCCGCGCGGCCGGTGTGCGGCGGGTCGCGCTGGTCGACGACTGGGCCGTGCGCGACCTGGTGCTGTGCGTGCGCGGCGAGCTGCCGGCCTATGCGCAGCAGCTGGTGGCCTACGCGCTGCGCGATGCGCCCAAGACCTAGCGGCCAGTGTGTGGCGCGTGCAGCCCCCCGCGCGCCCTCAGCGTTGCGCCAGCCCGGGCTTGCGCAGGTGCCCCCGCTCGAACCATGAGCCCGACGCCACGGCGGTCAGGATAATCAGGCCATACAGGCACATGGCGGCCGCGGCGATCAGGAAGAACAGCGTCAGCGATCCGGTCAGGTGCAGCGCCACGCCGCCGATGCCCGCGCCCACCGCCAGGCGCAGGAAGCCGGCCCACAGCGGCCATTTCAGGCGGCCCGCGCCCTGCGAGGCGAAGTACATCGAGAACCCGAGCGCGAAGAAGCCGTACACCGGCCCGACGATGCGCAGATAGGCGCTGCCGGCTTCCAGCATGTGGTCCTCGGCGCCGAACAGGCGCAGCCACGCTTCGGGAAACAGCGCCGCCGCCAGGCCGAGCGCCTCGGCCAGCGCGAACGCCATCGCGCCGCCCGTGAGCGCCACGCGCAGGGCGCGTTCCGGCTGGCCCGCGCCGATGTTGGAGCCGACCATCGCCACCATCGGCGCGCCCAGGCCGAACGCCAGCGGCATCATCAGGTATTCCAGCCGCACCGCGATGCCGTAGCCGGCCACCGCGGCGGTGCCGGCATAGGCGCCCACCAGCGCCGCCGTCAGCGCCACCAGGCCGTTGGTGAGCAGCGGGTTGAGCGTGGCCAGCGCGCCGACGCTGAGGATGTTGCGCATCAGGCTCAGGTGCAGGCGGCAGCGGGTCAGGCGCGCGGCGTTGCGGCCGCTCAGGCAATAGCCGCCCAGCACCAGCGTGCCGACGGCGTAGTAGGTGACCAGCGCCCAGCCGCCGCCGGCCACGCCCAGCGCCGGGAACGGGCCCCAGCCGAAGATCAGGCAAGGCGACAGCGGCACCAGCAGCAGCGCGCCGCCGCAGATCACCGCGCCGGGCACCAGCATGTTGCCGGTGCCGCGGATGACGCTGGCGAACGCGTTCATCAGCCACATCAGCACGATGCCGCCGAAGATGACGTTGGAATAGGCCAGCGCCGCCTCCAGCGCGGCACCCTCGGCGCCGAGCGCGCGGTACAGCAGCGGCCCGAAGGCCAGCAGCAGCACGCAGAACAGCAGGCCCAGCGCGGCGTTCAGCACCACCGCGTGCAGCACCAGCTGGTCGGCCTCCTGCTGCCGTCCGGCGCCCAGCGTGCGCGCCACCGCGGCGGAGATGCCGCCGCCCATGGCGCCCTGCGACATGTTCTGCATCAACATCAGCACCGGCACCACCAGCGCCACGCCCGCCAGCACCGGCGTGCCCAGCCGCGCCAGGAACCAGGTCTCGATCAGGCCGGTGGCGGACTGCGCCAGCATCATCAGGATATTGGGCCACGCCAGCCGGGCCAGCGTGGGGGCGATCGGCGCGTGCAGCATGGCCTGCAGGCGGGCATTGGCGGGGCGGGGCGCGGAAGAGGCGGACATGGCGGACGGCCGGAGGGGGAGTCCGCAAAATTTACGTGCATATGCCAATATCTGTCAAGATTGCGCTAGACTCGAACCCGGCGCGGCAGTAGCGTTATGGGCTTGCCAGCGGCCCCTTTCCTGGCCGTGCCGGCGCGCGCCGCCCTGGCGTACCTTTTTCCCCTTGCCGTCCGAAGCCATCATGCCCGACGCCGATTCCTCCGCCATTCCCCAGGACCCGCTGATCTGCAACGGCGCCGCGCTGCGCAAGGCGACCCGGCGCGTCTCGCAGCTGTACGACACGGTGCTCGCGCCCTGCGGCCTGAAAGTGTCGCAGCACTCGATCCTGGTGCACATCGCCCGCGCCGGCTCGCCGTCCATGACCGACCTGGCGCGCGCCATGGTGCTGGACCGTTCCGCGCTGGCGCACAACCTCAAGCCGCTCGAGCGCGATGGCTACGTCCACATGGCCCGCGACGAGCGCGACGGCCGCAGCCGCCGCGTGGCGCTGACCGACGCCGGCCGCGACAAGCTGGCCGAATCCAGGCGCCTGTGGAAGGACGCGCAGCGCCGCTTCGAGGCCGCATACGGCGCCGAGCGGGCCGCGGCGTTGCGGACCTCGCTGGCGGACATCTTCTCCGACGAGTTCGCGCTGGCGTTCAGCCGCGGCTAGCGCGCGCGGGCCAACACCAGCACCGCGCCTAGCACGCAGGCCATGCCGGTCAACTGGCTGGCCGACAGCGCCTCGCCCAGCAGCAGCGCGGCCAGCAGCACGGCCGAGACCGGCGCGATCGCGGTGAACAGCGCGGCGTCCGAACCGCTGACGCGCTCCGAGCCGGCGTACCACAGCACGAAGCCGCCCACGGTCGGGACCACGGCGTAGTACGCCACCGCGAGCAGCGCGTCCAGCGGCACCGGCCGCGTCCACGGCGCTTCGGCCAGGGCGGCGGGCAGGCACACCGCCAGGCCGATGGCGACCATCAGCGTCGACAGCGCCAGCGGCGGCACCGGCGCCCGCAGCCGCTTGTGCAGCAGGATGAACAAGCCCTCGCACAGCACCGCGCCCAGCACCAGCGCGTTGCCCAGCAGCGTGCCGCCATCCTGAGCCACGCCGCTTCGCGTCATCAGCCAGACGCCCGCCGCCGCCACCACGATGGCCAGCAGCGTGGCCTTGCCGGGCCGCTCGCCCAGCAGGGCGATGGCGATGCCGGCCGACACCAGCGGCAGCGTGCCCAGGATCACGCCGCCGTCCACCGCCGACGTGCGCTGCAGGCCGGCGATCAGCAGCGTGGTGTAGCCGACGCTGCCGGCGATGGCCTGCGCCGCCAGCAGCAGCCAGTCGCGCCAGGCCAGGCGCGGCAGGCGCGCGCCGGTCAGCTTCCACAGCAGGGCGAAGCAGGGCAGCGCCAGCGCGAAGCGCAACGCGGTGGCGCTGAACGGCGGCAGGCCGGCGGCGATGATCTTGCTGGCGACGACGGTGCTGCCGACCAGCGCCATCGCGGCGGCCAGGCAGCAATAGCCTTGCAGGGTACGGTTCATGAGGATGCGGCCATGATGGAGAAGGCCGCAGCGTAGGCGCGGACGGGGGCCGCGGTCTTGAACGAAATTGCGCGGCGCCGATTCAGCCGGCGGCGGCCAGCGCGTAGCGCCCGGGCGAGACGCCGTAGGCGCGCGTGAACAGCCGGGTCATGTGGCTCTGGTCGGCAAAGCCGGCGCTGGCCGCCGCGTCGGCCAGCGCCATGCCCTGGCGCAGCAGGCGGCGCGCCAGCAGCAGCCGGCGCTGCACCTGGTAGGCGTGGGGCGTCATGCCGGTGGCGCGGCTGAAACCGCGCAGCACCTGGAAGCGGCTCAGGCCGCAGGCCTGGGCCAGGTCGGCCAGCGACAGCGCGGCGGCCGGGGCGTCGTCGATCAGGCCGAGGGCATGGCGGATGGCGGCGGGGGCGCCGCTCGCCGGCACGCTCCGCGCCAGGCCGCCGGCGCGCGCCAGCACCCGCGCCAGCAGCACGTCGCGCGCCAGCGCGTCGCCGCCCGTCACGGCCAGCGCGTACAGCGCCAGCAGGTCCGCCGCCAGCGCCGGGGCGTCCATCGCCGGATGTTCGAATTCAAAACCGCGGGCGGCCGGCAGCGCGTCGGCCGCGCCCGCCACCACCGCAGGATCCAGGTACAGCATCTGCCAGGCACGTTCGCCGCCGATCGGCGCGCCGTCATGCACCTCGCCGGGATTGACCGTGATGACGTGGCCCGGGCCGGCCTCGACCTGGCCGCGGCCGCTGTGCGACACCTGCGCCCCGTGGCGGATCACGCCGATGCCGTACTGGTCGTGCGTATGCCGCGCGAAGGCCCGCCCGCTGCGCGCGGCCACGGCCTGCACGCCGGCAAGGGCGCTGCGCGACATGACGAACTGGCTGGCGGGCATGGCAGGGCTCCGGGTTGGCGGCGGGATCAGGTCCGCCCGCCGCGGCTGAAGACCTCGCGCAGCGCCGCCGCGAACAGGGCGTCGACGTTGCGGCGCAGGCCGTCGGCGCGGGTGAACAGCGAGATCGGCGGCAAGGTCCAGTCGAAAGAATACGGCACGATCGCCGCGCCGGCGATGCGCACCAGCTCGTCGGCGATGTCGGCCGGCAGGATGGACACGGCGCGGTCGCTGGCGACGATCATTTCGCCGATCAGCTTGGACGAATCGCTCTGCACCGAGGGCGTGGGCGGCGCCAGGCCGGCGCGCAGGAAGATGTCGGCCACCTGTTCGCGGATCGGGCTGTCCGGCGTGCCCAGGATCCAGTCCAGGTCGGCCAGCATGTTCCATTCCAGCCGGGCGCGGCCCAGCCGCGCCGCCAGCCGGCGGCTGGCGATCAGGCGCGGCGGCTGGTGGTACAGCACCTCGAAGTCGATCTGGCCCAGGTCCACCGACGGCGTGGCCCAGCCCACCACCACGTCCAGCGTGTGGTCGCGCAGCTGGCGCAGCAGCGCGGGGCCCTGGCCCTCGTGGATGGTGGCGGTGATGCCGCGCCCCTGCGGCATGGTGCGGGCGATGGCGGCCGACAGCATCTGCCCCGAAACGAACGGAATCACCCCGATGTGCAGGTGGGCGGCCTGGCCGGCGGCCACGGCCTCCATTTCCTGCACCAGGTGGCCCAGGTCGTGCACCAGCGCCCGGGCCCGCGCCAGCACCACCGCGCCCAGGGGGGTGGGGGTCATGCCGCGCACCGAGCGTTCGAACAGCGGCACGTCGAACATGCTTTCCAGTTCGGCCAGCGCGTTGGTCACGGCGGGCTGGCTGGTGGCCATGTGTTCGGCCACCCGCGTCAGCGAGCCGTGCTGCTCGATCTGCAGTAGCAGCATCAGGTGCCGCATCTTCAGCCGCGAGGTCAGTTTCCGGAGCACCTCATCCGGGGAAAACGGTGTCATAGACAAGGCATAAGATAAAAGTGATGTGACAATATTAAATCTGAATGAACACCTTATGCCTGCGGCCCTAGAATTTTCCCTATTCAAGACTAGGAGGCGCCGCCCCATGAATTCGCAAGCAGACCGCCAGGCCGCTCTGGACTACCACGAGTTTCCCACCCCGGGAAAGATCTCCGTCGTGGCGTCCAAGCCGCTCACCAACCAGCGTGACCTGGCCCTGGCGTATTCGCCCGGCGTGGCGGCGGCCTGCGAAGAAATCGTGACGGACCCGGCCAATGTGTTCCGCTACACCGGCCGCGGCAACCTGGTCGGCGTGATCTCCAACGGCACCGCGGTGCTGGGCCTGGGCAACATCGGCGCGCTGGCCTCCAAGCCGGTGATGGAAGGCAAGGCGGTGCTGTTCAAGAAATTCGCCGGCCTGGACGTGTTCGACATCGAGATCAACGAAACCGATCCGGACAAGCTGGTCGAGATCATCGCCGGCCTGGAGCCGACCTTCGGCGGCATCAACCTCGAAGACATCAAGGCGCCCGAGTGCTTCACGGTCGAGCGCAAGCTGCGCGAGCGCATGAAGATCCCCGTCTTCCATGACGACCAGCACGGCACCGCCATCACCGTTTCCGCCGCGTTCATCAACGGCCTGAAGGTCGTGGGCAAGCAGATCGACAAGGTCAAGGTCGTGACCTCCGGCGCCGGCGCGGCCGCGCTGGCCTGCCTGGATCTGATGGTGGACCTGGGCCTGCCGCTGGAAAACATCTGGGTCACCGACATCGAGGGCGTGGTCTATGAAGGCCGCACCGTGCTGATGGACCCGGACAAGGCGCGCTTCATGCAGAAGACCGACGCCCGCAAGCTGGCCGAGGTGATCGAGGGCGCGGATGTGTTCCTGGGCCTGTCGGCTGGCGGCGTGCTCAAGCCCGAGATGGTGGCCAAGATGGGGCCGCGCCCGCTGATCCTGGCGCTGGCCAACCCCACCCCGGAAATCCTGCCGGAAGTGGCGCACGGCGTGCGCGACGACGTCGTCATGGCGACCGGCCGTTCGGACTACCCGAACCAGGTCAACAACGTGCTGTGCTTCCCGTACATCTTCCGCGGCGCGCTGGATGTGGGCGCCACCACCATCACGCGTGAAATGGAAAAGGCGGCGGTGTATGCCATCGCCGAACTGGCCGAGGAAGAACAGAACGAAGTGGTGGCCGCCGCCTACGGCACCTACGACATCTCGTTCGGCCCCGAGTACCTGATTCCCAAGCCCTTCGATCCGCGCCTGATCGTGCGCATCGCGCCGGCGGTGGCCAAGGCCGCCATGGAAGGCGGCGTGGCCACGCGCCCGCTGGCCGACCTGGAAGCCTACGAAGAGCAGCTGCAGCAGTTCGTGTACCACTCCGGCGCCTTCATGAAGCCGCTGTTCTCCGCGGCCAAGCGCATCGTGCGCAACGGCGGCAAGTCGCGCATCGTCTTCACCGAGGGCGAAGACGAGCGCGTGCTGCGCGCGGTGCAGGTCATCGTCGACGAAGGCGTGGCGCGCCCGATCCTGGTCGGCCGTCCCGCCGTGCTGCTGTCGCGCATCGAGAAGTTCGGCCTGCGCCTGCGCCTGGGCGAGGATGTCGAGGTCACCAACCCGGAATACGACGAGCGCTTCCACCAGTACTGGACCACGTACTGGGAACTGATGTGCCGCCGCGGCATCACCAAGGAAATGGCGCGCGTCGAAATGCGCCGCCGCCTGACCTTGATCGGCGCGATGATGGTGCACCTGGGCGACGCCGACGGCATGGTCTGCGGCACGGTCGGCGCATACCACGACCACCTGCGCTTCGTCGACGAAGTGATCGGCCGCCGCCCCGGCGCCAACGTCTACGCCGCCATGAACATCCTGCTGCTCAACGAGCGCACGGTGGTGCTGGTGGACACGCACGTCAACGACGAGCCGAGCGCCGAGCAGATCGCCGAGTTCACCATCGCTGCCGCCCGCGAAGTGGGCCGCATGTTCCTGGCGCCGAAGGTGGCGCTGCTGTCGCGCTCGAACTTCGGCTCGGGCAGCTCGGCCTCGGGCGCCAAGATGCGCCGCGCGCTGGAACTGGTGCGCGAAGCCGCGCCGGAACTGGAGATCGACGGCGAGATGCACGGCGACTGCGCGCTGGACGAAGCCCTGCGCCTGCGCATCCTGCCGTCCTCGACGCTCAAGGGCGAGGCCAACCTGCTGGTGTGCCCGAATGTGGACGCCGGCAACATCGCCTACAACCTGCTCAAGACGGCGGCCGGCGGCAACGTGGCGGTCGGCCCGATCCTGCTGGGCGCCAACGCGCCGGTGCACATCCTGACCTCCAGCTCGACCGTGCGCCGCATCATCAACATGACGGCCCTGACGGTGCTGGACGCCAACCGCGTCGAAGCCTGATCGCCGCGCGGTCGCGCGCGACCGCAAGGCAAAACGCCCGCTTCATCGCATGATGAAGCGGGCGTTTTTCATTGCCGGCAAAGCCGGCCGGCGGCTCAGTTGGCGCTGGCCTTCCAGGTGCCGTCGGGCTGCTTGCAGAACCAGAACTTCCAGGTTTCGGTGGTGCTGGTGCGCGCGAAATCGCCTTCCAGCAGGCGGCAGGTGCGATC
The window above is part of the Achromobacter deleyi genome. Proteins encoded here:
- a CDS encoding AraC family transcriptional regulator encodes the protein MPASQFVMSRSALAGVQAVAARSGRAFARHTHDQYGIGVIRHGAQVSHSGRGQVEAGPGHVITVNPGEVHDGAPIGGERAWQMLYLDPAVVAGAADALPAARGFEFEHPAMDAPALAADLLALYALAVTGGDALARDVLLARVLARAGGLARSVPASGAPAAIRHALGLIDDAPAAALSLADLAQACGLSRFQVLRGFSRATGMTPHAYQVQRRLLLARRLLRQGMALADAAASAGFADQSHMTRLFTRAYGVSPGRYALAAAG
- a CDS encoding LysR substrate-binding domain-containing protein, whose translation is MTPFSPDEVLRKLTSRLKMRHLMLLLQIEQHGSLTRVAEHMATSQPAVTNALAELESMFDVPLFERSVRGMTPTPLGAVVLARARALVHDLGHLVQEMEAVAAGQAAHLHIGVIPFVSGQMLSAAIARTMPQGRGITATIHEGQGPALLRQLRDHTLDVVVGWATPSVDLGQIDFEVLYHQPPRLIASRRLAARLGRARLEWNMLADLDWILGTPDSPIREQVADIFLRAGLAPPTPSVQSDSSKLIGEMIVASDRAVSILPADIADELVRIAGAAIVPYSFDWTLPPISLFTRADGLRRNVDALFAAALREVFSRGGRT
- a CDS encoding NADP-dependent malic enzyme; the encoded protein is MNSQADRQAALDYHEFPTPGKISVVASKPLTNQRDLALAYSPGVAAACEEIVTDPANVFRYTGRGNLVGVISNGTAVLGLGNIGALASKPVMEGKAVLFKKFAGLDVFDIEINETDPDKLVEIIAGLEPTFGGINLEDIKAPECFTVERKLRERMKIPVFHDDQHGTAITVSAAFINGLKVVGKQIDKVKVVTSGAGAAALACLDLMVDLGLPLENIWVTDIEGVVYEGRTVLMDPDKARFMQKTDARKLAEVIEGADVFLGLSAGGVLKPEMVAKMGPRPLILALANPTPEILPEVAHGVRDDVVMATGRSDYPNQVNNVLCFPYIFRGALDVGATTITREMEKAAVYAIAELAEEEQNEVVAAAYGTYDISFGPEYLIPKPFDPRLIVRIAPAVAKAAMEGGVATRPLADLEAYEEQLQQFVYHSGAFMKPLFSAAKRIVRNGGKSRIVFTEGEDERVLRAVQVIVDEGVARPILVGRPAVLLSRIEKFGLRLRLGEDVEVTNPEYDERFHQYWTTYWELMCRRGITKEMARVEMRRRLTLIGAMMVHLGDADGMVCGTVGAYHDHLRFVDEVIGRRPGANVYAAMNILLLNERTVVLVDTHVNDEPSAEQIAEFTIAAAREVGRMFLAPKVALLSRSNFGSGSSASGAKMRRALELVREAAPELEIDGEMHGDCALDEALRLRILPSSTLKGEANLLVCPNVDAGNIAYNLLKTAAGGNVAVGPILLGANAPVHILTSSSTVRRIINMTALTVLDANRVEA
- a CDS encoding DMT family transporter; this translates as MNRTLQGYCCLAAAMALVGSTVVASKIIAAGLPPFSATALRFALALPCFALLWKLTGARLPRLAWRDWLLLAAQAIAGSVGYTTLLIAGLQRTSAVDGGVILGTLPLVSAGIAIALLGERPGKATLLAIVVAAAGVWLMTRSGVAQDGGTLLGNALVLGAVLCEGLFILLHKRLRAPVPPLALSTLMVAIGLAVCLPAALAEAPWTRPVPLDALLAVAYYAVVPTVGGFVLWYAGSERVSGSDAALFTAIAPVSAVLLAALLLGEALSASQLTGMACVLGAVLVLARAR